The Variovorax paradoxus genome window below encodes:
- a CDS encoding LacI family DNA-binding transcriptional regulator — MRQRISVRDVAHAAGVAIGSVSRVLNDSGYASPELRRRVLEAVAKLGYEPDFTARHLRTGRSKTIGYLLPNIANPSLAAHLSEVERLTQAAGYSLLVGSSERQTRDRELVAFFENRRLEGIIASPTFEYPDPEDCPFAQSKLPVVICDRDMGAAFDSVLIDHLRGMRRAVDYLLSLGHRRIALFVSSASLRPGREKLAGYKASLAAAGIAFDERLVFMPNSWIESSSTRMSEMLALDAPPTAIIALGTRMLSGAVHVAHEAGLEIPRDLSVIGIGEASTLELMYPPLTMLRYNFERSAQLAVKLMMDRVADEAPAHPRKLMVDWDLVIGRSCAPARQR, encoded by the coding sequence ATGAGACAACGGATCTCGGTGCGAGATGTGGCCCATGCGGCCGGCGTGGCGATCGGCAGCGTGTCGCGCGTGCTCAACGACAGCGGCTACGCCAGTCCCGAGCTGCGGCGGCGCGTGCTGGAAGCGGTCGCGAAGCTGGGCTACGAGCCGGACTTCACGGCGCGCCATCTGCGCACCGGACGCAGCAAGACCATCGGCTACCTGCTGCCCAACATCGCGAACCCCTCGCTGGCCGCGCACCTGAGCGAGGTCGAGCGGCTGACGCAGGCCGCGGGCTACTCGCTCTTGGTCGGCAGTTCCGAGCGCCAGACGCGCGACCGCGAACTCGTCGCCTTCTTCGAGAACCGCCGGCTCGAGGGGATCATCGCGTCGCCGACCTTCGAGTACCCCGACCCCGAGGACTGCCCCTTCGCGCAGTCCAAGCTGCCCGTCGTCATCTGCGACCGCGACATGGGCGCGGCCTTCGACAGCGTGCTCATCGACCACCTGCGCGGCATGCGCCGCGCGGTCGACTACCTGCTGTCGCTGGGCCACCGGCGCATCGCCCTGTTCGTGTCGAGCGCGAGCCTGCGCCCCGGGCGGGAGAAGCTGGCGGGCTACAAGGCCTCGCTGGCCGCCGCCGGCATCGCGTTCGACGAGCGGCTGGTGTTCATGCCCAACTCCTGGATCGAGTCGTCGAGCACGCGCATGTCCGAGATGCTGGCACTGGACGCGCCGCCCACGGCGATCATCGCGCTGGGCACCCGCATGCTGTCGGGCGCGGTCCATGTGGCGCACGAGGCCGGCCTCGAGATTCCGCGCGACCTGTCGGTCATCGGCATCGGCGAGGCCTCGACCCTCGAGCTCATGTACCCGCCGCTGACGATGCTGCGCTACAACTTCGAGCGCAGCGCCCAGCTGGCGGTGAAGCTCATGATGGACCGGGTCGCCGACGAAGCGCCGGCCCATCCGCGCAAGCTGATGGTCGACTGGGACCTGGTCATCGGCCGGTCCTGCGCGCCTGCCCGGCAGCGCTGA